The following coding sequences are from one Treponema bryantii window:
- a CDS encoding GNAT family N-acetyltransferase → MTLIPVETPEDFLLAQQFIIPHEETCTTLASLVRRKTDKLIFLKNENEISGILSLDSTIYHCIPDINLIDNNSLLENLPYLMKKPVRCISGETSGTEFLVEIVNSINGSLDTTASRPLNHPEIKYPYRMLRWSSKKIVSTSTTTENGEEIIRCTEHDMEILHPLQKDYMKGEVAVPGRQLTDAEVDITLRQILKNQLCFALTVDGDIVAKANTNAIGINCIQIGGVYTHPLYRRNGYAGALVQALCNRALQAGRKPVLFVKEKNTPAFNLYQKLGFEECGRYMIAYY, encoded by the coding sequence TTGACCTTAATTCCTGTTGAAACGCCGGAAGATTTTCTTCTGGCGCAGCAGTTTATAATTCCGCACGAAGAAACCTGTACTACACTTGCCTCTCTTGTGCGGAGAAAAACCGACAAACTTATTTTTCTGAAAAATGAAAATGAGATTTCCGGTATTCTTAGTCTCGATTCGACAATCTATCACTGTATTCCAGATATAAATCTAATAGACAATAACTCCCTTCTGGAAAATCTGCCTTATCTTATGAAAAAACCGGTCCGCTGCATAAGTGGTGAAACAAGCGGAACCGAGTTTCTGGTGGAAATAGTTAATTCTATAAATGGTAGTCTCGATACAACCGCTTCGCGGCCACTCAACCACCCCGAAATCAAATATCCGTACCGCATGCTCCGGTGGTCCTCTAAAAAGATAGTTTCGACAAGCACAACCACCGAAAATGGCGAAGAAATCATCCGCTGTACCGAGCACGACATGGAAATTCTGCACCCGCTGCAAAAAGATTATATGAAAGGCGAAGTAGCAGTTCCGGGACGTCAGCTTACAGATGCAGAAGTAGACATCACTCTGCGCCAGATTCTCAAAAATCAGCTGTGTTTTGCGCTGACAGTAGACGGCGACATTGTAGCAAAGGCAAACACTAATGCTATCGGAATAAACTGTATACAGATTGGCGGAGTTTACACTCACCCGCTCTACCGTCGTAACGGCTATGCAGGTGCCCTTGTACAGGCACTCTGTAACCGTGCTTTACAGGCCGGCCGTAAACCAGTTCTTTTCGTAAAAGAAAAAAATACGCCCGCATTCAATCTCTACCAGAAACTTGGTTTTGAAGAATGCGGGCGCTATATGATTGCTTATTATTAG
- a CDS encoding ABC transporter ATP-binding protein, whose product METVLECKNLTKKYITKTALKGIDISVPKGAIVGLLGPNGSGKTTLLKLAAGLLKPTSGEIKVCGLKPGAESKAIAAYQPDRVYLNDWMTVRDLVQMMTDFYVNFNKDKAYEMLKTLKIDADDKLKSLSKGTKEKVQLVLTMSREVPLYMLDEPIGGVDPAARDYILNTIISNYSENATVIISTHLISDIESVLGYVLFLKEGNIIREGDVDTIREETGMSIDTLFREEFRC is encoded by the coding sequence ATGGAAACAGTTTTAGAATGCAAAAATCTTACTAAAAAATATATTACAAAGACTGCACTGAAGGGAATTGATATCAGTGTTCCTAAGGGTGCAATAGTAGGTCTTTTAGGACCAAACGGAAGTGGAAAAACAACTTTGCTTAAACTGGCTGCCGGTCTCTTAAAACCGACATCTGGAGAAATCAAAGTTTGCGGTTTAAAGCCTGGTGCTGAATCTAAGGCAATTGCAGCTTATCAGCCGGATCGTGTTTACCTCAACGACTGGATGACTGTAAGGGATCTTGTTCAGATGATGACAGACTTTTATGTAAACTTTAATAAAGATAAAGCTTATGAAATGCTTAAGACATTGAAGATTGATGCAGATGATAAGCTGAAGAGCCTTTCAAAAGGTACCAAGGAAAAGGTTCAGCTTGTTCTTACAATGAGCCGTGAAGTTCCGCTTTATATGCTTGATGAGCCGATTGGTGGAGTAGACCCTGCTGCACGCGATTATATCCTCAATACAATCATTTCAAACTATAGTGAAAATGCAACAGTAATTATTTCAACACACTTAATCAGCGATATTGAATCCGTTTTGGGCTATGTGCTGTTCCTTAAGGAAGGTAACATAATCCGCGAAGGTGATGTTGATACAATTCGTGAGGAAACAGGTATGTCTATTGATACATTGTTCCGCGAAGAATTCAGATGCTAA
- a CDS encoding GntR family transcriptional regulator — protein MEYHFTNDKPIYLQLIDYFKAQIISGELPEGSRLDSVRDLAVKAQVNPNTMQKALSELERMGLVRTERTSGRFITDDKEMITNMKKEVAESEIAAFLERMKALGFDKEEVIKIIEEE, from the coding sequence ATGGAATATCACTTTACAAATGATAAACCGATTTATCTCCAGCTGATAGACTATTTCAAGGCGCAGATAATTTCCGGTGAGCTCCCGGAAGGCAGCCGTCTTGATTCAGTCAGAGACTTAGCGGTTAAAGCTCAGGTAAATCCAAATACAATGCAAAAAGCTCTTTCTGAACTGGAAAGAATGGGGTTGGTGCGCACTGAAAGAACATCAGGGCGATTTATCACAGATGATAAGGAAATGATAACAAATATGAAGAAAGAAGTTGCAGAAAGTGAAATAGCGGCTTTTCTTGAACGCATGAAGGCCCTTGGTTTCGATAAGGAAGAAGTAATTAAGATTATCGAAGAAGAATAG
- a CDS encoding helix-turn-helix transcriptional regulator, which yields MEQKTYTRAQKNLIRFFCIIGIVVEILCILRLFLRTDFNLGIPDIQTVTDFLLSDLCLTIIDSASFIIFIILLFVPQQFELFALVAFIYSFKIIAVETVVENPIGLLLYLLGISCLLYKDFYKKHGHLKTAIAIILYFGLVSLSLRKGLLCFINSLVITLGYSLTFLAAIFFVVNFLRIIYVKRNARIWDLSKYPELTERDKEWLKQILEEKRYEEIASDSGITVGTLKNRMHQIFLIVGVEDRISLLATYGGYDVKF from the coding sequence ATGGAACAGAAAACATATACACGAGCTCAAAAAAACTTGATACGATTTTTCTGTATAATCGGAATTGTCGTGGAAATTCTGTGCATCCTTCGTCTTTTTTTGAGAACTGATTTTAACCTGGGCATTCCAGATATTCAAACTGTAACTGATTTTCTTCTTTCTGATTTGTGCCTTACAATTATTGATTCAGCAAGTTTTATTATTTTTATAATTCTGCTTTTTGTACCACAGCAATTTGAACTTTTTGCTCTTGTTGCCTTCATTTATTCGTTTAAAATTATTGCAGTTGAAACTGTTGTAGAAAACCCTATTGGGCTTTTGCTTTATCTTCTTGGTATTTCATGTCTGTTATACAAGGATTTTTATAAAAAACATGGTCACTTGAAAACAGCAATTGCCATTATCTTATATTTTGGACTTGTCAGTCTCAGTTTAAGAAAGGGGCTTCTGTGTTTTATCAATTCTCTTGTAATTACTCTTGGATATTCTCTTACTTTCCTTGCTGCTATTTTCTTTGTAGTAAACTTCCTGAGAATTATTTACGTTAAACGTAATGCACGAATCTGGGACCTTTCAAAGTATCCTGAGCTTACAGAACGCGATAAGGAATGGCTCAAGCAGATTCTTGAAGAAAAGCGTTATGAAGAAATTGCAAGTGATTCGGGAATTACTGTAGGAACTCTTAAGAACCGTATGCATCAGATTTTCCTGATTGTTGGTGTTGAAGACCGCATCAGTCTGCTGGCTACATACGGCGGTTATGATGTAAAGTTCTAA
- a CDS encoding alpha-hydroxy-acid oxidizing protein codes for MGTGDLKCHRCAVCDGYGCPGMLPGLGGVFEGKNFQLNCEGWKELYNTKKEEISKITVSPAQLRCGPVTGAVENIGYANEADFYLPYLMNAAQAGFGLCVGDGCPDEKLKLGVAAVKELNTEVPERTREIDAAFFLKPYPQERLFERIEWVRPYASHIGIDIDSYNIVTMRNLVNLERKTAVQLEEFREHTKLPFVIKGIFTDDDIALVREVRPDVVYISNHGGRVETRIGSTAQFMKEHAVELKKYCKEIWVDGGIRTREDIQTALYFGADQIIMARPLIRATYDDHYNETVKELIN; via the coding sequence GTGGGAACTGGTGATTTGAAATGCCATCGCTGTGCAGTTTGTGACGGCTACGGTTGTCCGGGAATGTTACCTGGACTTGGTGGTGTTTTTGAAGGAAAGAATTTCCAGCTGAACTGCGAAGGCTGGAAAGAGCTGTATAATACAAAAAAAGAGGAAATCTCTAAAATTACCGTAAGCCCGGCACAACTTCGCTGTGGTCCGGTTACCGGCGCGGTAGAAAACATCGGCTACGCAAATGAAGCAGACTTTTATCTGCCATATCTCATGAATGCGGCTCAGGCAGGCTTTGGCCTTTGTGTAGGTGATGGCTGCCCGGATGAAAAACTGAAGCTTGGTGTCGCTGCAGTAAAAGAATTGAACACTGAGGTCCCTGAGCGAACTCGAGAAATCGATGCTGCCTTCTTCCTGAAACCCTATCCTCAGGAACGCCTCTTTGAACGCATAGAGTGGGTGCGTCCATATGCAAGTCATATTGGAATTGATATAGACTCATACAACATTGTTACAATGAGAAATCTTGTAAACCTTGAGCGTAAAACTGCAGTTCAGCTCGAAGAGTTCCGCGAGCATACAAAGCTTCCGTTTGTAATTAAGGGTATTTTTACAGATGATGATATAGCACTGGTTCGCGAGGTACGGCCGGATGTTGTTTATATTTCTAATCACGGTGGCCGCGTAGAAACCCGTATTGGAAGCACCGCACAGTTCATGAAAGAGCACGCTGTAGAACTTAAAAAGTATTGTAAGGAAATCTGGGTCGACGGTGGAATACGTACCCGCGAAGATATTCAGACAGCACTCTATTTTGGGGCTGATCAAATAATAATGGCACGGCCTTTAATCCGTGCCACTTATGATGATCATTATAACGAAACTGTAAAAGAACTTATCAATTAG
- a CDS encoding 6-phosphofructokinase: MKASTIKTVGILTSGGDAPGLNAAIRALCISGKNNYGMKFIGIRNGYRGLIDNDTFKMDTIDLEPLISQGGTILGTSRVKPFKNPVPDPKTGLLPVEGIKETFKKNKLDALVCLGGNGTNTTASLLSEAGFNVIGMPKTIDNDIVGTDETFGFHTAIDVATHGIEAIRTTAKSHSRAMVVEIMGHKVGWLGLYAGLAGRADVILLPEIPYDIKKIAKYLKAKKAKGQNYFIIACSEGAIDLNEAALSKKEFKKARESMSQSVGFRVAKEIEEATGIETRTSVLGYLQRGGDPAPYDMILATKLGSAAADFLAEKRFGNLVAVKNGSIVATPLSVVAGKVKEITEEEPVLKTARDLGICFGD, from the coding sequence ATGAAAGCTTCTACAATTAAAACAGTCGGAATTCTTACTTCCGGCGGAGATGCACCAGGATTAAATGCAGCAATTCGCGCATTATGTATTTCTGGTAAGAATAATTATGGAATGAAGTTTATTGGTATTCGTAACGGTTACCGCGGACTCATAGATAACGATACCTTCAAGATGGATACAATTGATCTTGAGCCGTTGATTTCTCAGGGAGGAACAATTCTTGGAACTTCCCGCGTGAAGCCTTTTAAGAATCCTGTTCCTGATCCAAAAACCGGACTTCTTCCTGTAGAAGGAATTAAAGAAACTTTCAAAAAGAATAAACTTGATGCGCTTGTGTGTCTTGGTGGAAACGGAACTAATACTACTGCCTCGTTGCTTTCTGAAGCTGGCTTTAATGTAATTGGAATGCCAAAGACAATTGATAATGATATTGTTGGTACAGATGAAACCTTTGGTTTTCATACAGCAATTGATGTTGCAACTCATGGAATTGAAGCAATCAGAACTACAGCAAAAAGTCATAGCCGTGCAATGGTAGTTGAGATTATGGGCCACAAGGTTGGCTGGCTTGGACTTTATGCAGGACTTGCAGGACGTGCAGATGTAATTCTTCTTCCAGAAATTCCGTATGATATTAAGAAGATTGCAAAATACCTGAAGGCTAAAAAAGCTAAAGGACAGAACTATTTTATTATTGCCTGCTCAGAAGGTGCAATTGATTTAAATGAAGCTGCGCTCAGCAAAAAAGAATTTAAGAAGGCTCGTGAGAGTATGAGCCAGTCTGTAGGTTTCCGCGTTGCAAAAGAAATTGAAGAAGCAACAGGAATCGAAACAAGAACTTCTGTGCTTGGTTATCTTCAGAGAGGAGGAGATCCTGCTCCTTATGATATGATTCTTGCAACTAAGCTTGGTAGTGCTGCAGCAGACTTCCTGGCAGAAAAGCGATTTGGAAATCTTGTCGCAGTGAAGAACGGCAGTATTGTGGCAACTCCACTTTCTGTTGTTGCAGGAAAAGTAAAAGAGATAACTGAAGAGGAGCCTGTTCTTAAGACAGCACGAGATTTAGGAATTTGTTTTGGCGACTAG
- a CDS encoding adenylate/guanylate cyclase domain-containing protein: MKKSAILLALLLGCFTAVYGQSAAEGKVDQTFLNDFVCRNWTTADGLPGMTITAIMQDQKGYIYVGTYEGLVRFDGVEFVTFSRNIDPKYDFASVRAIFQDTNGNLWVGHNDEGVTCIQPDGTILKYTTENGLPHNSIRAICEDFNNNIWLGTASGLCYLTPEHEVRIPEGLHELGQDTIQVSRLYCDTAGRIWISTAIENDLFVFSTRKLERFTGITKIKNPSVNEVSQDKSGAFWFGVAPHYAVRIKDTEETVFDIGHDHQEGTVVNSILQDTAGNFWFASDCGITILHNGVYTYYDKRNGLADDYINHIFEDHEGNMWIAYNRGGIEKMSQGKFRTIAMPIAVNAICEDPVRGVTWLGADNGLYCYNKDSQFVENKITELCKGARIRHVGMTSDGELLISSYSDISQVCVTSNDKITVWTMKDGLAGLKCRVSIKTTDGKYYVGTTQGLSIIEKDGSIHSLTRKEGFENEFIMSLYEDKKGQVWVGTDGGGIYILKDEQIIKHYNSENGLAGNVIFKTEPIEDSGLWIATGTGISKYNEESDTFANLNSANGLGTDSVFQMICDYTQTVWMTSNKGIFSVNLADMEDVTIGKRKKINAKYYGSSDGLNTGGITSTSVSTQDSLGRVWFTLIDGFAIYDPVKSGKNQIPPKIEIQEYSIDNVKYDYHGEKIILPPSAKRLSIKFTGLSFISSDQMRFCYRLGGFENNYSEWSNLRNVSYTNLKPGTYKFTVMSENGDEIKSKPSDPIIIIKKPYTWQQLWFQILVGVIIVGIATLIVFLKIHSMRRYQIELEKKVEERTHDLKLEKEKSEKLLLNILPSEVAKELTEHPNQTIAKKFPNITVLFTDIVGFTKMSDGMTAEQVVTMLNKMVTLFDERAKREGIEKIKTIGDAYMAATGFTEEPDNDGALRMVHFAIGLMEDVRRFNETSPAKVQIRLGINTGNLVAGVIGKSKFIYDIWGDTVNVASRMESTGEPMKIHVTETTYLQTQDQFAYSEGIEVEVKGKGKMKTYFL, translated from the coding sequence ATGAAGAAATCAGCTATTTTACTTGCTTTACTTTTAGGCTGCTTTACAGCAGTCTATGGTCAGTCTGCGGCGGAGGGAAAGGTTGATCAGACATTTCTGAATGACTTTGTATGCCGAAACTGGACTACGGCGGATGGGCTTCCTGGTATGACGATTACTGCAATCATGCAGGATCAGAAGGGCTACATCTATGTTGGAACTTATGAAGGTCTCGTACGTTTTGATGGCGTAGAGTTTGTTACATTTTCACGCAATATCGACCCAAAATACGATTTTGCTTCTGTCCGTGCAATTTTTCAGGACACTAACGGAAACCTCTGGGTTGGTCATAACGATGAAGGTGTAACCTGCATTCAGCCGGATGGAACCATTCTGAAATACACTACAGAAAATGGACTTCCACATAATTCTATCCGCGCCATCTGTGAAGACTTTAATAACAATATCTGGCTTGGTACTGCTTCGGGACTCTGCTATCTTACACCTGAACATGAAGTTAGAATTCCGGAAGGTCTTCATGAACTTGGACAGGATACAATTCAGGTTTCTCGACTTTACTGTGATACTGCAGGACGAATCTGGATTTCTACAGCCATAGAAAATGACCTGTTTGTCTTTTCTACTAGAAAACTCGAACGCTTTACCGGAATCACAAAAATCAAAAATCCTTCTGTAAATGAAGTAAGCCAGGATAAGAGCGGTGCCTTCTGGTTTGGTGTTGCTCCTCACTACGCTGTACGTATTAAAGACACAGAAGAAACTGTTTTTGACATAGGCCATGACCATCAGGAAGGAACTGTCGTAAACTCAATCTTACAGGATACTGCCGGAAACTTCTGGTTCGCATCTGACTGCGGTATTACAATTCTTCACAATGGAGTTTATACCTATTACGATAAGCGTAACGGACTTGCTGACGATTATATAAACCACATTTTCGAAGACCATGAAGGAAACATGTGGATTGCCTACAATCGCGGTGGTATTGAAAAAATGAGTCAGGGTAAGTTCCGTACAATCGCAATGCCTATTGCCGTTAATGCAATCTGCGAAGATCCTGTTCGCGGTGTTACCTGGCTTGGTGCCGATAACGGACTTTACTGTTACAATAAAGACAGCCAGTTTGTTGAAAATAAAATTACTGAACTTTGTAAGGGTGCGAGAATCCGCCATGTTGGAATGACTTCTGACGGAGAACTTCTCATTTCTTCTTATTCTGATATCAGTCAGGTATGTGTAACCAGCAATGATAAAATCACCGTATGGACAATGAAAGACGGCCTTGCCGGTCTTAAATGCCGCGTTTCAATTAAAACCACTGACGGAAAATATTACGTAGGAACAACACAGGGATTGAGTATTATTGAAAAAGACGGAAGCATTCATTCCCTCACCAGAAAAGAAGGCTTTGAAAATGAATTTATTATGAGCCTTTACGAGGACAAAAAAGGACAAGTCTGGGTAGGTACAGACGGCGGCGGAATCTACATTCTTAAAGATGAACAGATTATCAAACACTATAATTCTGAAAATGGACTTGCAGGAAATGTAATTTTTAAAACTGAACCTATTGAAGACAGTGGACTTTGGATTGCAACCGGTACCGGAATTTCAAAATACAATGAAGAATCTGATACCTTTGCTAATCTGAATTCTGCTAATGGACTTGGTACCGACAGTGTTTTCCAGATGATTTGTGATTATACCCAGACTGTATGGATGACCAGCAACAAGGGTATTTTCTCTGTAAATCTTGCTGACATGGAAGATGTTACCATTGGAAAACGTAAAAAGATAAATGCAAAATATTATGGAAGTTCTGATGGTCTTAATACCGGTGGTATTACATCAACTTCTGTTTCTACACAGGATTCTCTTGGCCGTGTTTGGTTTACCCTGATTGACGGTTTTGCAATTTACGACCCGGTTAAATCCGGCAAAAATCAGATTCCTCCAAAAATTGAAATTCAGGAATATTCTATTGATAATGTTAAGTATGATTATCATGGTGAAAAAATTATTCTTCCGCCATCTGCAAAACGTTTGAGCATTAAGTTTACAGGTTTAAGCTTTATCTCTTCTGATCAGATGCGCTTCTGCTACAGACTCGGTGGTTTTGAAAATAATTATTCTGAATGGTCTAATCTCAGAAATGTTTCTTACACAAACCTTAAACCAGGCACATACAAGTTTACCGTAATGTCTGAAAACGGAGACGAAATTAAGAGTAAACCTTCAGATCCAATCATCATCATCAAAAAGCCTTACACCTGGCAGCAGCTCTGGTTCCAGATTCTTGTTGGTGTAATCATTGTTGGAATTGCAACTCTCATTGTATTCCTCAAAATCCATTCTATGCGCCGTTATCAGATTGAGCTGGAGAAAAAGGTTGAAGAGAGAACTCACGACCTTAAACTGGAAAAGGAAAAATCTGAAAAACTTCTTTTGAATATTCTTCCTTCAGAAGTTGCCAAAGAACTTACAGAACATCCTAACCAGACAATCGCTAAAAAATTCCCGAACATTACAGTTTTGTTTACTGATATTGTCGGCTTTACAAAAATGAGCGATGGTATGACAGCTGAACAGGTTGTTACTATGCTGAACAAGATGGTTACACTTTTTGATGAACGTGCTAAACGGGAAGGCATTGAAAAAATCAAAACTATTGGTGATGCATATATGGCTGCCACAGGCTTTACCGAAGAGCCGGATAATGACGGAGCCCTCCGTATGGTTCACTTTGCAATCGGACTTATGGAAGATGTACGCCGCTTTAATGAAACCTCTCCTGCTAAGGTTCAGATTCGTCTTGGTATCAATACCGGAAATCTTGTTGCAGGTGTAATCGGAAAATCTAAGTTTATTTATGATATCTGGGGCGACACGGTAAACGTTGCAAGCCGAATGGAAAGTACAGGTGAACCTATGAAAATTCACGTTACCGAAACTACTTACCTGCAGACTCAGGATCAATTTGCTTACAGCGAAGGTATTGAAGTTGAAGTAAAAGGTAAAGGAAAGATGAAGACATACTTCCTTTAA
- a CDS encoding OPT family oligopeptide transporter encodes MDNNKCFKPFIPADKIVPEITPVSIILGIILAVLFGAANAYLGLRVGMTVSASIPAAVLSMGIIRIIMKRDSILENNMVQTIGSAGESLAAGAIFTLPALFMWAAESDAIHKPSFWVIAIISLCAALLGLIFMVPLRSALIVEEHGVLPFPEGTACAEVLLAGEEGGEKSKIVFSGLGVSALYKFIADGIKLFPSEIDWSIKPLGTGFGMDVLPALASVGYICGKKISAYMLAGGILGWFVAIPLIYFFGDSSVFAPASAAISELGAWGIWSSYIRYIGAGAVATGGIISLIKSLPTIIKTFKKAVSGFGHKENVAERTNRDLPSLFLLILAAVIVLAIWIIPVIPVGLLGAIIILIFGFFFATVSSRMVGLVGSSNNPVSGMAIATLIIATALLKGTGHTGVAGMTSAICIGTIICIIACMAGDISQDLKTGYIVGATPKNQQIGELIGSVVSAAAIGGIMYLLDAAWGFGSKELPAPQATLMKLVVEGVMGGSLPWTLVLTGAGIAVAVEIIGIPVLPVAIGLYLPIHLSAPIFAGGLLRAFFDRKGEEGNSITEKGILYGSGLIAGEGLIGILLAVFAIIPLSSGKSLLEAIDLGGILGNFGGLAFFILLLASFVWFTARKKK; translated from the coding sequence ATGGATAATAATAAATGTTTCAAACCTTTTATCCCAGCTGATAAAATTGTTCCGGAAATCACTCCGGTATCTATTATCCTGGGTATCATTCTTGCCGTACTCTTTGGTGCGGCAAATGCGTATTTGGGTCTGCGTGTAGGAATGACAGTTTCTGCTTCTATTCCTGCAGCCGTACTCTCAATGGGTATCATTCGAATCATTATGAAACGTGATTCTATCCTTGAGAATAATATGGTGCAGACAATCGGTTCAGCCGGAGAATCTCTTGCTGCTGGTGCCATTTTTACCCTTCCTGCTTTGTTCATGTGGGCTGCAGAAAGTGATGCAATTCACAAGCCATCTTTCTGGGTAATTGCAATCATCTCTTTGTGTGCCGCTCTTCTTGGTCTTATCTTTATGGTACCGCTTCGCTCTGCTCTTATCGTAGAAGAACACGGTGTTCTTCCTTTCCCAGAAGGAACTGCCTGTGCTGAAGTTCTCCTTGCAGGTGAAGAAGGTGGAGAAAAATCAAAAATTGTTTTCTCTGGTCTTGGTGTTTCTGCTCTTTACAAATTTATTGCAGACGGAATTAAACTCTTCCCTTCAGAAATCGACTGGTCAATTAAGCCTCTTGGTACTGGATTTGGAATGGATGTTCTTCCTGCTCTTGCCAGCGTTGGTTACATTTGTGGAAAGAAAATTTCTGCTTATATGTTAGCCGGTGGTATTCTTGGCTGGTTTGTTGCCATTCCTTTGATTTACTTCTTTGGTGATTCTTCTGTATTTGCTCCAGCTTCTGCTGCTATCAGCGAACTTGGTGCATGGGGTATCTGGAGCAGCTACATCCGCTATATTGGTGCTGGTGCTGTTGCAACTGGTGGTATCATCAGTCTGATTAAATCTCTTCCAACAATCATCAAAACTTTCAAAAAGGCAGTTAGTGGCTTTGGTCACAAGGAAAATGTTGCAGAACGTACAAACCGCGACCTTCCTTCTCTCTTCCTTTTGATTCTTGCAGCAGTAATCGTACTTGCAATCTGGATTATTCCAGTAATTCCTGTAGGACTTCTTGGTGCAATCATCATTTTGATTTTTGGATTCTTCTTCGCTACTGTTTCAAGCCGCATGGTTGGTCTTGTTGGTTCTTCAAACAACCCGGTTTCTGGTATGGCTATTGCAACTCTTATTATTGCAACTGCTCTTCTTAAGGGAACTGGTCATACAGGTGTAGCAGGAATGACTTCTGCAATCTGTATTGGAACTATCATCTGTATTATCGCTTGTATGGCTGGCGATATTTCTCAGGACTTGAAAACTGGTTATATCGTTGGTGCTACTCCTAAAAATCAGCAGATTGGTGAATTGATTGGTAGCGTTGTTTCTGCAGCTGCTATTGGTGGAATCATGTATCTTCTTGATGCTGCATGGGGCTTTGGTTCAAAAGAACTCCCAGCACCTCAGGCAACTTTGATGAAGCTTGTAGTTGAAGGCGTCATGGGTGGATCACTTCCTTGGACACTTGTTCTTACAGGAGCCGGAATTGCTGTTGCAGTTGAAATTATTGGAATTCCAGTTCTTCCTGTTGCAATTGGTCTTTATCTTCCTATTCATCTTTCTGCTCCAATTTTTGCAGGTGGTCTCCTCCGTGCATTCTTTGACCGCAAAGGTGAAGAAGGTAATTCAATTACTGAAAAGGGAATCCTTTATGGTTCAGGACTTATTGCCGGTGAAGGTCTTATCGGTATCCTTCTCGCTGTATTCGCAATAATCCCACTTTCATCAGGAAAATCTCTGCTTGAAGCAATTGATCTTGGTGGAATTCTCGGCAACTTCGGTGGTCTTGCATTCTTCATCCTTTTACTTGCTTCTTTTGTGTGGTTTACTGCTCGTAAAAAGAAATAG
- a CDS encoding PqqD family protein, with amino-acid sequence MKNKTKTRKLSANYMDIVFIKNADIQWRVKENGIVEVDMVNKGFFNSIAQKFFHRPRVSHIALDKYGTTLWLALDGTATVNDVLEKMKEAFPEEQDKMLNRVVQFLTTLESWKFISR; translated from the coding sequence ATGAAAAATAAAACTAAGACAAGAAAGCTTTCTGCAAACTATATGGATATAGTATTTATTAAAAATGCTGATATTCAATGGCGCGTAAAAGAAAATGGAATTGTTGAAGTTGATATGGTAAACAAGGGATTTTTTAATTCCATTGCCCAGAAGTTTTTTCATCGTCCGAGAGTGAGCCATATTGCTCTGGATAAATACGGAACAACCTTGTGGCTCGCGCTCGACGGCACTGCAACGGTAAACGATGTTCTTGAAAAAATGAAAGAAGCTTTTCCAGAGGAACAGGATAAAATGCTGAACCGTGTTGTTCAGTTCCTTACTACCTTGGAAAGCTGGAAGTTTATTAGTAGATAA